The Shewanella japonica genome has a window encoding:
- a CDS encoding ExbD/TolR family protein yields MARKKHLNVEEEAQVDMTPMLDIVFIMLIFFIVTTSFIKPSGLDYKKPEASTATQQKSANIFIGVSKTGVIKMENRQVDIERVTANVERMLAEAPEAAVLIEADQEAEHGLVVKVMDNVKKAGIDKISISAGKD; encoded by the coding sequence ATGGCACGTAAAAAGCATTTAAATGTAGAAGAAGAAGCACAAGTAGATATGACTCCGATGCTCGACATCGTATTCATTATGCTTATCTTCTTTATTGTGACGACTTCGTTCATTAAGCCATCAGGCCTTGATTACAAGAAACCTGAAGCTTCTACGGCGACACAACAAAAATCTGCGAACATCTTTATTGGTGTTAGTAAGACTGGCGTTATCAAAATGGAAAACCGTCAGGTTGACATTGAGCGTGTAACAGCAAACGTTGAGCGTATGTTAGCTGAAGCACCTGAAGCGGCGGTATTAATCGAAGCAGACCAAGAAGCCGAACATGGCCTTGTTGTTAAAGTAATGGACAACGTTAAGAAAGCGGGTATCGATAAAATTTCGATTTCAGCGGGGAAAG
- a CDS encoding MotA/TolQ/ExbB proton channel family protein, with the protein MMLILMDVWDSVRGFMATGGDILWLVAGVLFLMWVLMLERFWYVNWVAPKEHKGIIDLWNNREDSTSWYAHRIREAWMSQAKQDMNARMLMIKTLVAICPMIGLLGTVTGMIAVFDVMAVHGTSNARMMAAGISMATMPTMAGMVAALSGVFFSTRLDAKMKISLEKLKDSLPHH; encoded by the coding sequence ATGATGCTAATCCTGATGGATGTTTGGGACTCTGTCAGGGGCTTCATGGCCACCGGAGGAGATATCCTCTGGTTGGTTGCAGGTGTTTTATTCTTAATGTGGGTATTGATGCTCGAGCGCTTTTGGTACGTCAATTGGGTAGCACCAAAAGAGCATAAAGGCATTATCGACTTATGGAATAATCGAGAGGATTCTACCTCTTGGTATGCGCACCGTATCCGTGAAGCTTGGATGTCCCAAGCAAAACAAGATATGAATGCTCGTATGCTGATGATCAAAACCTTAGTAGCAATCTGTCCTATGATAGGTCTACTAGGAACCGTAACCGGTATGATAGCAGTGTTCGATGTGATGGCAGTTCATGGTACGAGTAACGCTCGTATGATGGCGGCTGGTATTTCAATGGCAACCATGCCAACGATGGCAGGAATGGTTGCAGCATTATCTGGTGTATTTTTTAGCACTCGATTAGATGCAAAAATGAAAATCAGTCTTGAAAAGCTTAAAGATAGCTTGCCGCACCACTAG